One Sphingopyxis macrogoltabida genomic region harbors:
- a CDS encoding diguanylate cyclase domain-containing protein: MTGRTPGRTGERIGARTTLQKLLSRFHFGITLFAVALSGLTILLAGVTALRGYADRNIELAAQLGAYGVEPALIFNDPQAAREGIEPLTQIPGIARLRVLDDRGKPLIEWTSPADDPAPLLTRIFFPEPYAVAVRRNGSAVGKVEVWGDSSTLTDYVRIGLLAGLICLLITAFGTIALARRFEYELVKPLNEIATVAHDVRLHRRFDKRVQPLGIAELDRLGGDINALLDELQGWQGHMESEHAILAHRASHDPLTEMPNRAAFDEQLARRIEAAERRGGRFALLFIDADNFKAANDNFGHAAGDAVLVALSACIKDTLRKGDFAARIGGDEFVVIIDPLDSETVPGDLAMRIRACVAQPVELPGGEKYRASVSVGVAVYPDNGADATALLTAADAAMYADKLTNRSIR, encoded by the coding sequence ATGACCGGCCGCACGCCCGGGCGAACCGGCGAACGCATCGGCGCGCGCACGACGCTGCAGAAATTGCTGTCGCGCTTCCACTTCGGCATCACGCTGTTCGCCGTCGCGCTGTCGGGGCTCACCATCTTGCTCGCCGGGGTCACGGCGCTGCGCGGTTATGCCGACCGCAATATCGAACTGGCCGCACAACTCGGCGCCTATGGCGTCGAGCCGGCGCTGATCTTCAACGATCCGCAAGCCGCGCGCGAAGGGATCGAGCCGCTGACGCAAATTCCCGGCATCGCCCGGCTGCGCGTGCTCGACGATCGCGGCAAGCCGCTGATCGAATGGACCTCGCCCGCCGACGATCCGGCGCCGCTGCTGACGCGCATCTTCTTCCCCGAACCCTATGCCGTCGCGGTCCGGCGCAATGGTTCGGCGGTCGGCAAGGTCGAGGTCTGGGGCGACAGTTCGACGCTCACCGATTATGTCCGGATCGGGCTGCTCGCCGGGCTGATCTGCCTGCTCATCACCGCCTTCGGGACGATCGCGCTGGCCCGCCGGTTCGAATATGAGCTGGTGAAGCCGCTCAACGAAATCGCCACCGTCGCGCACGACGTCCGCCTCCATCGCCGGTTCGACAAGCGCGTCCAGCCGCTCGGCATCGCCGAACTCGACCGGCTCGGCGGCGACATCAATGCGCTGCTCGACGAATTACAGGGGTGGCAGGGTCATATGGAAAGCGAGCATGCGATTCTCGCGCACCGTGCCTCGCACGATCCGCTGACCGAAATGCCCAACCGCGCGGCCTTCGACGAACAGCTCGCGCGGCGGATCGAAGCCGCCGAACGCCGCGGCGGCCGTTTCGCGCTGCTCTTCATCGACGCCGACAATTTCAAGGCCGCGAACGACAATTTCGGCCATGCCGCGGGCGACGCCGTGCTCGTCGCACTGTCGGCCTGCATCAAGGACACGCTGCGCAAGGGCGATTTCGCGGCCCGCATCGGTGGCGACGAGTTCGTCGTCATCATCGACCCGCTCGACAGCGAAACCGTTCCAGGCGACCTCGCGATGCGTATCCGCGCCTGCGTCGCCCAACCCGTCGAACTGCCGGGCGGCGAAAAGTATCGCGCCTCGGTCAGCGTCGGCGTCGCCGTCTATCCCGACAACGGAGCCGATGCGACTGCCCTGCTCACCGCCGCCGACGCCGCCATGTATGCCGACAAGCTGACCAATCGTTCGATCCGATGA
- a CDS encoding OmpA family protein, producing MTYPFAYNVRLFFIACFALLLAACQSTPPQTGFSPAQIAVLQSEGFVETGLDWQLNMPERLLFATNESGISDDQQRRIGEMAARLVSVGITTARVEGHTDSTGTASYNLTLSQARAQAVAAPMQANGMQLTADQIVGRGETLPLSSNATAEGRQDNRRVVVIVTP from the coding sequence GTGACTTACCCCTTTGCGTACAACGTCCGCCTCTTCTTCATTGCTTGTTTCGCGTTGCTGCTGGCGGCCTGCCAAAGCACGCCGCCACAGACCGGCTTCAGCCCGGCCCAGATTGCCGTACTCCAGTCCGAGGGCTTCGTCGAAACCGGCCTCGACTGGCAGTTGAACATGCCCGAACGCCTGCTTTTCGCGACGAACGAAAGCGGCATTTCTGACGACCAGCAACGGCGGATCGGCGAGATGGCGGCGCGGCTCGTTTCGGTCGGCATCACCACCGCGCGGGTCGAAGGCCACACCGATTCGACCGGCACCGCTTCCTATAATCTGACGCTGTCGCAGGCGCGGGCACAGGCAGTGGCGGCACCGATGCAGGCCAACGGCATGCAGTTGACCGCCGACCAGATCGTCGGCCGCGGCGAAACGCTGCCGTTGTCGAGCAACGCCACCGCCGAGGGACGCCAGGACAATCGGCGCGTCGTCGTGATCGTCACGCCCTAA
- a CDS encoding YfiR family protein — MLASLFLIGSLFTTPQMSVQAASQTIVEDSAGGTARAANRMLGGIIGYARWPDGQRGAVRTMCLVGTPRLTDRMAPVVPGGPAVTVRRMTVDSVTSGADCDIVFLGRMPVADRQRLIGWVRGRPALTITDDDAACVYGAMFCLANRQAGLSFSVNLDAIGRGPLRIDPRVLKIGRDGEGAP; from the coding sequence GTGCTGGCATCGCTGTTTCTGATCGGCTCGTTGTTCACGACGCCGCAGATGTCGGTCCAGGCCGCCAGCCAGACGATTGTCGAGGACAGCGCCGGGGGGACGGCGCGCGCGGCCAATCGCATGCTCGGCGGCATCATCGGCTATGCCCGCTGGCCCGACGGCCAGCGCGGCGCGGTCAGGACAATGTGCCTTGTCGGAACGCCGCGCCTGACCGACCGCATGGCGCCGGTCGTGCCGGGCGGCCCCGCCGTGACCGTCCGCCGGATGACGGTCGATAGCGTGACGAGCGGCGCCGACTGCGACATCGTCTTCCTGGGGCGCATGCCGGTCGCCGATCGCCAGCGGCTGATCGGCTGGGTGCGCGGCCGCCCCGCGCTGACGATCACCGACGACGACGCCGCCTGTGTTTATGGCGCCATGTTCTGCCTCGCCAACCGGCAGGCAGGGCTCAGCTTTTCGGTCAACCTCGACGCGATCGGCCGCGGGCCGCTGCGCATCGATCCACGCGTGCTCAAGATCGGCCGCGACGGGGAGGGCGCGCCATGA
- the msrA gene encoding peptide-methionine (S)-S-oxide reductase MsrA: MTRETAIFAGGCFWCTEAVFQSLSGVESVESGYIGGSVPNPTYKQVCGGDTGHAEAIRIVFDPSFISYDDLLDVHFATHDPTTLNRQGNDIGTQYRSALFPLDAAQGDAARAGIERAQADWPAPIVTTIEAASDWYPAEDYHQSYWDGEGQRNPYCMAVIPPKLAKLRKGFGDRLRTG; the protein is encoded by the coding sequence ATGACCCGTGAGACCGCCATTTTCGCCGGAGGCTGCTTCTGGTGCACCGAGGCCGTGTTCCAGTCGCTTTCCGGCGTCGAGAGCGTCGAGAGCGGCTATATCGGCGGTTCGGTCCCCAACCCGACCTACAAGCAGGTATGCGGCGGCGACACCGGGCACGCCGAGGCGATCCGTATCGTCTTCGACCCTTCGTTCATTTCCTATGACGACCTGCTCGACGTCCATTTCGCCACGCACGATCCGACGACGCTCAACCGTCAGGGCAACGACATCGGCACCCAGTATCGCAGCGCGCTCTTCCCGCTCGACGCCGCACAGGGCGACGCCGCACGCGCCGGCATAGAACGGGCGCAGGCCGACTGGCCGGCGCCGATCGTCACGACGATCGAGGCGGCCAGCGACTGGTATCCGGCCGAGGACTACCACCAGTCCTATTGGGACGGCGAAGGGCAGCGCAATCCCTATTGCATGGCCGTCATTCCGCCGAAGCTCGCCAAGCTCCGCAAGGGCTTCGGCGACCGTCTGCGCACCGGCTGA
- the rplM gene encoding 50S ribosomal protein L13, giving the protein MKALTKTTVSANAATVEKKWVLIDAEGLVVGRVASIIANILRGKHKPSFTPHVDCGDNVIVINAEKVAFTGNKLQDKRYYKHTGYAGGIKETSPAKILEGRFPERVLEKAVERMIPRGPLGRQQMRNLRIFAGTEHPHEGQNPEVIDVASMNRKNKVGA; this is encoded by the coding sequence ATGAAGGCGCTGACCAAGACGACTGTTTCGGCAAACGCTGCCACGGTCGAAAAGAAATGGGTGCTGATCGACGCCGAAGGTCTTGTTGTGGGCCGCGTTGCTTCGATCATCGCCAACATCCTGCGCGGCAAGCACAAGCCGTCGTTCACCCCGCACGTCGATTGCGGTGACAATGTCATCGTCATCAACGCGGAGAAGGTGGCGTTCACCGGCAACAAGCTGCAGGACAAGCGTTACTACAAGCACACCGGCTATGCCGGCGGCATCAAGGAAACCAGCCCGGCGAAGATCCTCGAAGGGCGTTTCCCCGAGCGCGTGCTCGAAAAGGCCGTCGAACGCATGATCCCGCGCGGTCCGCTCGGTCGCCAGCAGATGCGCAACCTGCGCATCTTCGCCGGCACCGAACATCCGCATGAAGGGCAGAACCCCGAAGTGATCGACGTCGCGTCGATGAACCGCAAGAACAAGGTGGGTGCATAA
- a CDS encoding COX15/CtaA family protein: protein MTDASTLSPSVHPSVPRPAALARWLWAVALLVIAVVAVGGITRLTESGLSITEWKPVSGVLPPLTEAGWIAEFEKYKQIPEYKEINAGMSLAAFKGIFFWEWLHRILGRLVGMALLVPLAFFAWRRAIPAGYGWRLFGLAALVGLQGAIGWWMVASGLVDRTDVSHFRLALHLLTALFLLAALVWTARDFALMAHDRAATRPPLTRMAGVVIAVLFFQLLLGAWVAGLNAGYVASSWPSMNGHFVPEGIDWSHGAWFAFTNDPFLIHFIHRWWSWVAALALLLLARSLSRRGARTEPTLLVAVVAAQMTLGILTVVTGMSMWIAVLHQVTGAVLVAVTAASLHRLGRSGA from the coding sequence ATGACCGACGCCTCGACTCTCTCGCCCTCCGTTCATCCTTCCGTGCCGCGCCCCGCCGCCCTTGCGCGCTGGCTCTGGGCGGTTGCGCTGCTGGTGATCGCGGTCGTTGCGGTCGGCGGCATCACGCGCCTCACCGAGTCAGGACTGTCGATCACTGAATGGAAACCCGTGTCGGGTGTGCTGCCGCCGCTGACCGAGGCGGGCTGGATCGCCGAGTTCGAGAAATATAAGCAGATCCCCGAATATAAGGAGATCAATGCCGGAATGTCGCTCGCGGCGTTCAAGGGCATTTTTTTCTGGGAGTGGCTGCACCGCATCCTCGGCCGGCTCGTCGGCATGGCGCTGCTTGTCCCGCTGGCGTTCTTCGCCTGGCGCCGCGCGATCCCTGCCGGATATGGCTGGCGACTGTTCGGCCTCGCTGCGCTGGTGGGGCTGCAGGGCGCGATCGGCTGGTGGATGGTCGCCTCCGGCCTCGTCGACCGGACCGATGTCAGCCACTTCCGGCTGGCGCTCCATTTGCTGACGGCGCTGTTCCTGCTGGCGGCGCTCGTCTGGACCGCGCGCGATTTCGCGCTGATGGCGCATGATCGCGCCGCGACCAGGCCGCCGCTGACCCGGATGGCGGGGGTGGTGATCGCGGTCCTTTTCTTCCAGCTCTTGCTCGGCGCATGGGTCGCGGGGCTCAACGCGGGCTATGTCGCGAGCAGCTGGCCGTCGATGAACGGGCATTTCGTTCCCGAGGGGATTGACTGGTCGCATGGTGCGTGGTTCGCCTTCACCAACGATCCGTTCCTGATCCACTTCATCCACCGCTGGTGGTCGTGGGTCGCGGCGCTCGCCCTGCTGCTGCTCGCGCGCAGCCTGTCGCGGCGCGGCGCGCGGACCGAGCCGACGCTGCTCGTCGCCGTCGTCGCGGCGCAGATGACGCTCGGAATCCTGACCGTCGTCACCGGTATGTCGATGTGGATCGCGGTGCTGCATCAGGTGACCGGCGCGGTGCTGGTCGCGGTCACGGCGGCTTCGCTCCACCGGCTGGGCCGCTCGGGCGCATGA
- the rpsI gene encoding 30S ribosomal protein S9: MADEQTMTDLKDLAGAVEGTVAAPVSNAPLREKIVDKQGRAYATGRRKDAVARVWVKPGTGKITVNGRDQEVYFARPTLRLVINQPFGLTERVGQYDVVATVKGGGLSGQAGAVLHGIAQALTRFEPALRSPVKAAGFLTRDSRAVERKKYGKAKARRSFQFSKR; the protein is encoded by the coding sequence ATGGCTGACGAGCAGACCATGACCGATCTCAAGGACCTCGCCGGCGCCGTCGAAGGCACTGTTGCGGCTCCCGTTTCGAACGCGCCGCTGCGCGAAAAGATCGTCGACAAGCAGGGCCGCGCCTATGCGACCGGCCGCCGCAAGGACGCCGTTGCCCGCGTGTGGGTCAAGCCCGGCACGGGGAAGATCACCGTCAACGGCCGCGATCAGGAAGTCTATTTCGCACGTCCGACGCTGCGCCTCGTCATCAACCAGCCGTTCGGTCTGACCGAGCGCGTCGGCCAGTATGACGTCGTCGCGACCGTCAAGGGCGGCGGCCTGTCGGGCCAGGCGGGCGCCGTGCTGCACGGCATCGCGCAGGCGCTGACCCGCTTCGAACCGGCGTTGCGCAGCCCGGTCAAGGCGGCCGGCTTCCTGACCCGCGACAGCCGCGCCGTCGAGCGTAAGAAGTACGGCAAGGCGAAGGCCCGCCGCAGCTTCCAGTTCTCGAAGCGCTAA
- a CDS encoding phosphotransferase family protein translates to MSFPTEPSAMSPAWLAVTLGQEPGALRGFTATPVGTGQMCDSFRLALDWADGVDAPASVVAKCPSHDEASRNIAKLTGTYVKEVSWYRELAEGSGVAAPHCYHAEIADDDVDFILILADLAPARQGDQLAGTGLAGLRPCIDAAAGLHALLWNDPRLETLPWLSRDNGDLIRSLFPQFYLGFRERYAARLAPELLDLGAGIVERLGAYLARTPAARTIVHGDLRIDNILFAPDGMRCWLVDWQTLGRGSGASDLAYLVGTSIADPAERAAADRPAFDHWIAALDARGIETDGEALWTDYRVGALSGYFMAVFASMSVERTSRGDEMFAVMAERPARQALALGSLELL, encoded by the coding sequence TTGAGCTTTCCGACCGAGCCAAGCGCCATGAGCCCGGCGTGGCTCGCGGTGACGCTGGGGCAGGAACCGGGCGCGCTGCGCGGCTTTACGGCAACCCCCGTCGGCACCGGCCAGATGTGCGACAGCTTCCGGCTGGCGCTCGATTGGGCGGACGGCGTCGATGCTCCCGCAAGCGTCGTCGCCAAATGCCCGAGCCATGACGAGGCCAGCCGCAACATCGCCAAGCTGACCGGCACCTATGTCAAGGAAGTGAGCTGGTACCGCGAACTCGCCGAGGGGAGCGGTGTTGCGGCGCCGCATTGCTATCATGCCGAAATTGCCGACGACGACGTCGACTTCATCCTGATCCTCGCCGACCTTGCCCCGGCGCGGCAGGGCGACCAGCTTGCCGGCACCGGTCTTGCGGGATTGCGGCCCTGTATCGACGCCGCGGCGGGGCTCCACGCACTGCTCTGGAACGACCCGCGGCTCGAAACCTTGCCCTGGCTCTCCCGCGACAATGGCGACCTGATCCGTAGCCTGTTCCCGCAATTCTATCTCGGCTTTCGCGAGCGCTATGCCGCGCGGCTCGCCCCCGAGTTGCTCGACCTCGGCGCCGGGATCGTCGAACGGCTGGGCGCCTATCTCGCGCGGACGCCGGCGGCGCGGACGATCGTCCACGGCGACCTTCGCATCGACAATATCCTCTTCGCCCCCGACGGGATGCGCTGCTGGCTGGTCGACTGGCAGACGCTCGGGCGCGGCAGCGGCGCCAGCGACCTCGCCTATCTGGTCGGCACCAGCATCGCCGATCCGGCCGAACGCGCGGCGGCCGATCGCCCGGCCTTCGATCACTGGATCGCTGCGCTGGACGCGCGGGGCATCGAAACCGATGGCGAAGCGTTATGGACCGACTATCGCGTCGGTGCGCTCAGCGGCTATTTCATGGCGGTGTTCGCATCGATGAGCGTCGAGCGCACGTCGCGCGGCGATGAAATGTTTGCGGTCATGGCCGAGCGCCCGGCGCGGCAGGCTTTGGCCCTCGGAAGTCTGGAGTTGCTGTGA
- a CDS encoding M48 family metallopeptidase: MPRFARSFLAAMAALLAAPATAAAPADASPYAVLAALEARVAAVGFRLTTANASHCDKLQPQFGWIWGDPRLYDASNRTEARAAYSASDSDVPYIAAIAPGSPAAIAGVHVGMAVHAIDGFVPAAAGSDAFARIAALETRLGAQDTARTIEVDPGDGRSIAVRPVPGCASDFRVEARDRAAGQADGRLVLISAGLARFASDDDELAAAVAHELAHNILRHRARLDAAGVDRGLGKQFGRSAGLFRQTEVEADRLSVWLMRASGYDPDAAVRFWQRFGKRNGPVLFQAGTHPRWQDRVRALETEIAAIHTAEASGKPLDPPLITAPPPLE, from the coding sequence ATGCCCCGTTTCGCACGATCGTTCCTCGCCGCCATGGCGGCGCTGCTCGCGGCACCGGCAACCGCGGCGGCCCCGGCCGACGCATCGCCTTACGCCGTGCTGGCGGCGCTCGAAGCACGCGTCGCCGCGGTCGGCTTTCGGCTGACCACCGCCAATGCGAGCCATTGCGACAAGCTGCAACCGCAGTTCGGGTGGATCTGGGGCGACCCCCGCCTCTATGACGCATCGAACCGCACCGAAGCCCGCGCCGCCTATAGCGCGAGCGATAGCGATGTACCCTATATCGCCGCGATCGCGCCCGGCTCGCCTGCAGCCATCGCGGGGGTGCACGTCGGCATGGCGGTCCATGCAATCGACGGCTTTGTCCCGGCCGCCGCAGGCAGCGATGCCTTTGCCCGAATCGCGGCGCTCGAAACACGGCTCGGGGCGCAGGATACAGCCAGGACCATCGAGGTGGACCCGGGCGATGGTCGCTCCATCGCAGTGCGCCCCGTCCCCGGCTGCGCCAGCGACTTTCGCGTCGAGGCCCGCGACCGGGCAGCAGGACAGGCCGACGGACGGCTGGTGCTGATCAGCGCCGGGCTCGCGCGCTTCGCCAGCGACGACGACGAACTTGCGGCAGCGGTCGCCCACGAATTGGCGCACAACATCCTCCGCCACCGCGCCCGGCTCGACGCCGCCGGGGTCGATCGCGGCCTTGGCAAGCAATTCGGGCGCAGCGCCGGCCTGTTCCGCCAGACCGAGGTCGAAGCCGACCGGCTGTCGGTATGGCTGATGCGCGCCTCTGGCTATGACCCCGATGCCGCGGTGCGCTTCTGGCAGCGCTTCGGCAAGCGCAACGGACCGGTGCTGTTCCAGGCGGGCACCCACCCGCGCTGGCAGGACCGCGTCCGCGCACTCGAAACCGAGATCGCGGCGATCCACACCGCCGAGGCATCGGGCAAACCGCTCGATCCGCCGTTGATCACCGCGCCGCCACCCTTGGAATAG